One region of Diabrotica undecimpunctata isolate CICGRU chromosome 6, icDiaUnde3, whole genome shotgun sequence genomic DNA includes:
- the LOC140443844 gene encoding angio-associated migratory cell protein has protein sequence MDEVYDEEDFEELILDDDGIIYEEEPVEHMLDDISLQDQNNEEIEEQIIDVSSLTLQKHKKAVFSSALSKDDTLAVTGGEDDIAYLWNTETGEVLFEFSGHKDSVTEAHFNFDCQYVATGDMAGMIQVWSIQEKKLVWCYEGDDLEWLKWHPLTNALFCGCHSGDIYLWQIPQGNCKVLVAQNNSSTTCGIIVPNGKQILAGYEDGTIRLWNIKECSVEWSNNQAESVTNLDINKEGTLAISAPESRLIKLSDGKTISILLPDGEKEVEVALFNSSLGIVASGSISGHLCVWEIGKQTLRHQAQIECAVTVMKWGNDGKIFIGAADGAIYVCDVKSGSLLETLTGHQADILSISMFNNSNKILTTSDDGTAKIFTYK, from the coding sequence ATGGACGAAGTCTACGACGAAGAAGATTTCGAAGAACTAATATTAGACGACGATGGAATTATTTATGAAGAGGAACCTGTTGAACATATGTTAGATGATATCAGTCTACAAGATCAAAATAATGAAGAAATTGAGGAACAAATAATTGATGTATCATCCCTTACTctccaaaaacataaaaaagctgttTTTAGTTCAGCTTTGAGCAAAGATGATACATTAGCTGTAACAGGGGGAGAAGATGATATAGCTTACCTTTGGAATACTGAAACTGGTGAAGTGTTATTTGAATTTTCAGGTCATAAAGATTCTGTTACCGAAGCTCATTTTAACTTTGATTGTCAATATGTCGCTACTGGTGATATGGCTGGTATGATACAAGTGTGGAGTATACAAGAGAAAAAACTTGTATGGTGTTATGAAGGAGATGACTTGGAGTGGTTAAAATGGCATCCATTAACAAATGCTTTATTTTGTGGTTGCCATTCAGGAGATATATATTTATGGCAAATACCACAAGGTAATTGTAAAGTGTTGGTTGCTCAAAATAATTCTTCTACAACATGTGGTATAATAGTACCTAATGGTAAACAGATTCTTGCTGGGTATGAAGATGGAACCATTAGGCTTTGGAATATTAAAGAATGTAGTGTCGAGTGGAGTAATAATCAAGCAGAGTCTGTGACCAATCTAGATATTAATAAGGAGGGAACTTTAGCTATATCTGCTCCAGAATCTAGACTAATTAAGCTAAGTGATGGTAAAACGATTTCTATCTTATTACCTGATGGTGAAAAGGAAGTAGAAGTTGCACTATTTAATTCCAGTTTGGGTATAGTTGCATCAGGATCAATATCTGGACATCTATGTGTATGGGAAATTGGTAAACAGACTTTAAGGCATCAAGCTCAGATAGAATGTGCTGTTACAGTGATGAAATGGGGTAATGATGGTAAAATATTTATTGGTGCTGCTGATGGAGCTATATATGTATGTGATGTAAAATCTGGATCTTTGTTAGAGACTTTAACAGGACATCAAGCAGATATTTTAAGCATATCTATgtttaataatagtaataaaattCTAACTACTTCTGATGATGGCAcagcaaaaatatttacatataaataa